A stretch of Ranitomeya variabilis isolate aRanVar5 chromosome 3, aRanVar5.hap1, whole genome shotgun sequence DNA encodes these proteins:
- the CYP27B1 gene encoding 25-hydroxyvitamin D-1 alpha hydroxylase, mitochondrial, translating to MAQSLKLVNRTSLFRNFTELLAESMFKNPEKIIKRHKSLADVPGPSSASFLTDIFFKRGLSRLHELQLQGKAKYGPVWKASFGPILTVHVADPSLIEQVLRQEGKHPIRSDLSSWKDYRQCRGHSYGLLTAEGEEWQQFRSILGKHMLKPKEVEAYSDVLNDVVGDLIKKLKHQRSQNSQYVVKDISSEFYRFGLEGISSVLFESRIGCLETTVPKETEKFIQSINTMFVMTLLTMAMPKFLHKIFRKPWQKFCESWDYMFAFAKGHIDRRMADVAEKVSRGEKVEGKYLTYYLAQEKIPMKSVYGNVTELLLAGVDTISSTLSWSLYELARHPKTQASLHQEIQDVLQGRAIATAADVARMPLMKAVVKEVLRLYPVIPGNARVISDRDILVGEYIIPKKTLITLCHYATSRDEKYFSNPNEFHPERWLKKDESHHPYASIPFGFGKRSCIGRRIAELEVYLALSRILTHFEVKPEHPESLVKPMTRTLLVPDKEINLQFLER from the exons ATGGCacagtcactcaagctggtcaataGGACTTCGCTATTCAGGAACTTCACTGAGCTATTGGCTGAGTCTATGTTTAAAAATCCAGAGAAAATCATCAAAAGACACAAGTCCCTGGCAGATGTCCCCGGACCCTCCTCTGCCAGCTTCTTAACTGACATATTCTTCAAGAGGGGGCTATCTCGGCTGCATGAGCTACAG CTGCAAGGAAAAGCCAAGTATGGGCCAGTATGGAAGGCAAGCTTTGGCCCCATCCTGACTGTGCATGTAGCTGACCCGTCGTTAATTGAACAAGTTTTACGACAAGAAGGAAAACACCCTATTCGTTCAGATCTGTCATCGTGGAAAGATTACAGACAGTGCAGGGGACATTCATATGGACTACTCACAGC TGAGGGCGAGGAATGGCAGCAGTTTCGTAGCATTTTGGGGAAGCACATGTTGAAGCCTAAAGAGGTGGAAGCTTACAGCGATGTTCTGAATGATGTAGTTGGAGACTTGATAAAGAAACTTAAACACCAGAGAAGTCAAAATTCCCAATATGTTGTCAAAGACATCTCTAGTGAATTCTACAGGTTTGGATTAGAAG GTATCTCTTCTGTCCTTTTTGAATCTCGAATTGGCTGTTTGGAGACCACAGTCCCTAAAGAAACAGAGAAGTTCATACAATCCATTAATACTATGTTTGTGATGACCCTTCTAACTATGGCTATGCCCAAATTTTTGCACAAAATTTTCCGCAAGCCCTGGCAGAAATTCTGTGAATCCTGGGATTACATGTTTGCTTTTG CTAAAGGTCATATTGACCGGAGAATGGCGGATGTAGCTGAGAAAGTGTCCCGAGGGGAGAAAGTAGAAGGAAAGTACCTGACATATTATTTGGCTCAGGAGAAAATCCCCATGAAATCAGTGTACGGCAATGTGACGGAGCTGCTTCTGGCCGGAGTAGATACG ATTTCCAGTACTCTTTCCTGGAGCCTCTATGAATTAGCTCGACATCCAAAAACACAAGCCTCTCTGCACCAAGAGATACAAGATGTCCTTCAAGGCCGGGCTATTGCCACAGCAGCTGATGTCGCCAGGATGCCGCTAATGAAAGCCGTTGTGAAAGAGGTGCTAAG GCTTTATCCAGTAATTCCTGGCAATGCCCGGGTTATATCAGACAGAGACATCCTAGTAGGAGAGTACATCATACCAAAGAAG ACGCTGATTACACTTTGCCACTATGCCACATCGAGAGATGAGAAGTACTTCTCCAACCCTAATGAGTTCCATCCTGAGCGCTGGCTGAAGAAAGATGAGTCCCATCACCCATACGCATCTATTCCATTTGGTTTTGGCAAAAGAAGCTGCATCGGGAGGCGCATCGCTGAGCTAGAGGTGTACCTTGCTCTTTCAAGG ATTCTTACCCACTTTGAAGTGAAACCTGAACATCCAGAAAGTTTGGTGAAACCCATGACCAGAACACTTCTAGTTCCAGACAAAGAAATTAACTTACAATTTCTGGAGAGATAA